In one Mastacembelus armatus chromosome 19, fMasArm1.2, whole genome shotgun sequence genomic region, the following are encoded:
- the eif2ak1 gene encoding eukaryotic translation initiation factor 2-alpha kinase 1 isoform X6: protein MVGGGGWCPLDQADKHYCCERPLMYKQDELIFFALEVNRIIITALKPNRSPKVFLPRKMDLREKNIVDIIAKVIEEASDSDNNHELLMSGRHYPSIQEFASAIPNHLLLGSLLEHLCFVYESNPARSRMLFKAIGQRLAAMNLLSPLALSDEFSTVRLQHNRAFTELLNAASSSLYPQGLSSNTHNPAARPKEGLFQAQTSRYLSEFEEICRLGKGSYGNVFKVMNKLDGQYYAVKKILIKKVSKDDCVKVLREVKVLSSLQHVNVVGYHTAWMEHVQPATYPESRLPALESPGPDDNSEESPDSSSTSSSIVFKSISQAQTDAASSVKIPQTETQAVTALVPSHEKGQVVCPKMLHRIPENYVPCVFLGQQSSMTSSRCPAMGLDGSALLQEESSKGSIELNNNSCISKECQQWSDQCTTRPQKEQVQFHLMLYIQMQLCERSLKDWISERNTSPKEQQTSRCPYACVDSEHTLNLLRHVLEGVDYIHSRGIMHRDLKPRNIFLHGHDCHVRIGDFGLACRNMIADGHKSSTSPIRDSSYTTGVGTFVYAAPEQLKGSHYDSKCLLLSPLL, encoded by the exons ATGGTAGGTGGAGGAGGCTGGTGTCCACTGGACCAGGCAGATAAGCATTACTGTTGTGAACGCCCCCTTATGTATAAACAAGATGAGCTCATTTTTTTTGCCTTGGAGGTGAACAGAATCATAATTACAGCTCTGAAGCCTAATCGGTCACCAAAAGTGTTTTTACCCAGAAAAATGGACctaagagaaaaaaacattgttgATATTATTGCAAAAGTTATTGAAGAAG CTTCTGACTCAGATAATAACCATGAGTTACTGATGAGTGGTAGACATTACCCGTCCATCCAAGAGTTTGCCTCAGCAATCCCCAACCACCTCCTCCTGGGGTCTTTGCTGGAGCACCTGTGCTTCGTCTACGAGAGCAATCCAGCACGCTCACGAATGCTGTTCAAAG CCATCGGCCAGCGTTTAGCAGCCATGAACCTCCTCTCACCTTTGGCCTTAAGTGATGAGTTCAGCACCGTCAGACTCCAGCACAACCGGGCCTTCACTGAGCTGCTCAATGCTGCCAGCTCCTCATTGTACCCACAG ggtctcagctcaaacacacacaatcctgCTGCAAG ACCTAAGGAGGGACTGTTTCAGGCTCAGACATCTCGGTATCTTAGCGAGTTTGAAGAAATCTGTAGACTTGGAAAAGGATCATATGGAAATGTCTTTAAG GTTATGAACAAACTGGATGGACAGTATTATGCTGTGAAGAAAATTCTCATCAAAAAAGTCTCTAAGGATGACTGTGTAAAG GTTCTTAGGGAAGTCAAAGTGTTGTCCAGCCTACAGCATGTAAATGTTGTGGGCTATCACACTGCATGGATGGAACATGTTCAGCCTGCGACAT ATCCTGAGTCTCGCCTGCCTGCACTGGAATCCCCTGGACCAGATGACAA TTCTGAGGAGAgccctgacagcagcagcaccagctcCTCTATAGTTTTTAAGAGCATAAGTCAAGCACAGACAGATGCTGCTTCAAGTGTCAAAATACCTCAGACAGAGACCCAGGCTGTCACAGCTTTAGTTCCAAGCCATGAGAAGGGCCAGGTGGTCTGTCCCAAGATGTTGCACCGCATCCCTGAGAACTATGTCCCATGTGTATTCCTGGGACAACAAAGTTCCATGACAAGCTCTAGATGTCCTGCCATGGGTTTGGACGGGTCAGCACTTTTGCAGGAAGAGTCCAGCAAGGGTAGCATCGAGCTGAACAACAACTCCTGCATCAGCAAGGAGTGTCAGCAATGGTCTGACCAATGCACAACAAGGCCTCAAAAAGAG CAGGTGCAGTTCCACCTGATGCTTTATATCCAGATGCAGCTGTGTGAACGCTCACTGAAGGACTGGATCTCCGAGAGGAACACCAGCCCCAAAGAGCAACAAACCTCAAGAT gTCCTTATGCATGTGTTGATTCTGAACACACCCTCAACCTGCTGAGACACGTACTTGAAGGAGTCGACTACATTCACTCCAGGGGAATCATGCACAGAGACCTGAAG CCAAGGAACATTTTCCTCCATGGCCATGACTGCCATGTTCGGATTGGAGACTTTGGTTTGGCCTGCAGGAATATGATAGCAGATGGCCATAAAAGCTCCACCTCTCCTATCAGAG ATTCCTCATATACCACAGGTGTTGGCACATTTGTGTATGCTGCACCAGAACAACTGAAGGGCTCCCATTATGATTCAAAG tgtttattattgtcaCCTCTTCTATAA